The genomic interval ATGTGCTCGTTGATCGTGCGTCCTATCTCATGAGTTGTCATGACATTAACTCCTTTTCAAATACATTTGACATCAATCTGCTTCCGAATCTGTGGATTTGTGGACCATTCGGCCCTCCCTATTTTTTCTTTCTTCCGATTCTCCGATTTCGTAGCTTGTACCAAATGTTCTGTAGTAGGCTGACTTCGCTCTCTGAGAAACCAAGTCCTTTTCTTAGAAGAATTCCATCGTTTATCTTAAGAACGTGTTCAACTTCTCCACAGCGTAGGGATTTATCTAAAAAATCGAAGTCAAGTTTTTCACTACAAGGGAACGGAAGAGGAAGTTTCTCTGCTTCATTGGGCTCAAGTTCTAGCACTCCACCTCCATAGCTTCGTCCAATTATCTCTGAAAAAGAGAAGGTCAATGAATTCAGAAAAGCCCCGGCAAAATATTTTTTATCTAAACTATTTTTAAATCGTACGCGGTGAATTGTGTCAGTACATGTAGCTTTGGCATCGTTCAATACGATCTTCGGATGATAGTGAATTTGCCGCAGCATAAAAGCATCCGGCACCCAAACAGAAGGAACGATGTACCACAACTTACGAATGCTGCATTTATAACCCTTGTGCAGGCTCTGTTTCTCTCCCGATAGCACATACTCTTGTGCGGTTTTCGGCAACTTGTCAAAGTTTACCGGCGGTAAATCCAGAAGGAACGCCGGAAATTTTTTCCTGATGTTTTCTTGAAAGTCCTCTTCAGAAAAGATAATACCTTGAAGATGTCCACTCCGCCCAACAACCCGCTGTGTGTACTTATCAAGTCTATATTCGGTAGTTTGTGGCTTACTAAGCACAAAAAAGTCATTCATTCCTGTGACGACGCCAACATCCACTTCAGCGATATCCCCTAAAACACAAAGCCTTCTGTCTTGACGTAGCTTTCTAACTAGATGAATTTCATCATTAGTCAGATAGTATTGAGTCCACTTCTCAGTTGAGTGATCCATCAATTTTAGTTCACTCTCAGCAGAAGTGTGCTTATAACGGGAAAGTTCATCAAGGTCATTTAGCTCGACAATTGTGATTCCCGTCTTTTCATGACCGTCACGTTCTCCTGTAAAAAGCACAACTTCCTGCTGAATATCATCGAAAAGTAATTTCTTAAAGGTGAAAATTGTGATTCTGCTATAGTAGTTACTCAAAAAATATCTGAGATCAGCGGCATAATTAACTTGCAACAATTCCGCTGGAATTACCATTGCCAGCCGTCCATGCTTTTTTAACAGAAGCGCGGAGGCGACAAGAAATGGCACCCACACATTTGTAAGGCGGTTAGGTCGAAGCCCCATTAGTTTCATGAGTTGAAAAGCAATCACTCGGTGTTCCTCGGGGAAATATTGATACCTGATAAATGGAGGATTTCCAATGATCGCATCAAATTTCTGATCGTTAAGATGCTTTACACAATAGGCAAAGAAGTCACCGATATGTATCTGTTTCTGACTTTGAGATATACAATACTTTTCAAGACGCTCGATTGCTTTCAATGCTTCCTTTTGATCATATTCGACACCAGAAATTTGCTTGCTAATGTTTTTCTTGGTGACTCCAAGCCCTAATAATCTCTCAATAGCAGCCTCGATGAAGGCGCCGTCTCCACAGCTTGGCTCAAGTACCGCTGCCTCTGAAGATGTTATGGCCCAGGAAGCCAAAAAATCGCAAATAACTTTTGGAGTATAGTAACTACCTCGAAGTTTTCGATGCGTCGGGAGCCGCTTCATAAGATCACTGTTTTAAAAACTCAGGAGTTAGATTCGTTTGCATAATTCAACCTCGACCGGTTGAATACTATATAACTGGCATACCAACAGATCTAGTTCTTGTCTCAATGAATGTATTTTTCTCTTGAGCAAGAGTTTTTTGTGAGGTGTAGCAACCGATGTAGTCTTATCGTTAAGTACGATTAGCTGCTGCACCAAATTAACTACCTGATTGTGAAGCTTCGCATCTGATGAATTCTTAAGGTCAATATTTCGAATGGGGATATCTTTAATGAACTGTTTCCCATGAGAATAATAACCTCCTCTAAAAAAGCTGCTCCCAGAGCGCACCATTGCCTCAAACACTGGGCTGCAAAGAATTGCTTGTAAGTAAAAGAGAGAGACTGTTACCTTATTTTTTAGCCGTATGGCGTAGTAAGGACCATTGCCGCCACCGGTGATTACAATATTATTGTCATCATAGGCATATCGTGGTTCTGTAGAAAGGATCGGGAAAATTATTTTTTCACCTTCAAAT from Thermodesulfobacteriota bacterium carries:
- a CDS encoding N-6 DNA methylase, with product MKRLPTHRKLRGSYYTPKVICDFLASWAITSSEAAVLEPSCGDGAFIEAAIERLLGLGVTKKNISKQISGVEYDQKEALKAIERLEKYCISQSQKQIHIGDFFAYCVKHLNDQKFDAIIGNPPFIRYQYFPEEHRVIAFQLMKLMGLRPNRLTNVWVPFLVASALLLKKHGRLAMVIPAELLQVNYAADLRYFLSNYYSRITIFTFKKLLFDDIQQEVVLFTGERDGHEKTGITIVELNDLDELSRYKHTSAESELKLMDHSTEKWTQYYLTNDEIHLVRKLRQDRRLCVLGDIAEVDVGVVTGMNDFFVLSKPQTTEYRLDKYTQRVVGRSGHLQGIIFSEEDFQENIRKKFPAFLLDLPPVNFDKLPKTAQEYVLSGEKQSLHKGYKCSIRKLWYIVPSVWVPDAFMLRQIHYHPKIVLNDAKATCTDTIHRVRFKNSLDKKYFAGAFLNSLTFSFSEIIGRSYGGGVLELEPNEAEKLPLPFPCSEKLDFDFLDKSLRCGEVEHVLKINDGILLRKGLGFSESEVSLLQNIWYKLRNRRIGRKKK